The stretch of DNA CGCCCTTCCAGAAGGGGAGCCGGCCCGGGACACCGGGAGCGGGGGAGACGAGCACGCGATCGCGTGTGATGTCCTCGATGCGCCAGGAACTGGTGCCGAGCGTGAAGACGTCGCCCACCCGGGATTCGTAGACCATCTCCTCGTCGAGCTCGCCGACGCGGCCTCCGCCCTTCTTGGGGTCGGCGCCGGCGAGGAAGACCCCGAAGAGGCCGCGGTCGGGAATCGTGCCCCCGGAGGTGACCGCGAGACGCTGCGCCCCCGGCCGCCCGGTGACGGTGCCGGCGACGCGGTCCCACACCACTCGGGGGCGCAACTCCGCGAAGGCGTCCGACGGATAGCGGCCCGCGAGCATGTCCAGGACGGCCGTGAACGCCGACTCCGGGAGCGAGGCGAAGGAGGCGGCCCGGCGGACCAGGGCCAGCAGGTCGTCGACCTGCCAGGTGTCGAGGGAGACCGTCGCGACGAGCTGCTGAGCCAGGACGTCCAGGGGGTTGGCCGGAATGCGCAGCGACTCGATGGAGCCGGTCCGCATCCGCTCGGTGACCACGGCGGCCTGCACCAGGTCGCCTCGGTACTTGGGGAAGACGACGCCGGTGGAGACCGCACCCACCTGGTGTCCCGCCCGGCCGACCCGCTGCAGGCCGGAGGCCACGGAGGGCGGTGACTCGACCTGGACCACCAGGTCGACCGCGCCCATGTCGATGCCCAGCTCCAGGCTGGACGTGGCGACGACGGCCGGCAGGCGGCCCGCCTTCAGGTCCTCCTCGACGAGCGCGCGCTGCTCCTTGGAGACCGAGCCGTGGTGGGCTCGGGCGAGGACCGGAGGAGCTCCCTTGGCAGCGCCCGACTCGGCCATCAGCTCCGCGGGGGAGTGGTCTTCGGGAAGGGGCTCTCCCGTCGCGCGTTCGTACGCGATTTCGTTGAGCCTGTTGCACAGGCGCTCCGCGAGGCGGCGTGAGTTGGCGAACACGATCGTCGAGCGGTGTGCCTGGACGAGGTCGGTGATGCGTTCCTCGACGTGCGGCCAGATCGAGGGTCGCTCCGCGCCTTGGTCGTTGTCGGCGACCGGCGAGCCTCCCAGCTCCCCGAGGTCCTCGACCGGCACGACCACGGAGAGGTCGAACTCCTTGCCGGACGGCGGCTGGACGATCTCTACTCTGCGCTGCGGGGACAGATAGCGCGCCACCTCGTCCACCGGACGGACGGTCGCCGACAGGCCGATGCGGCGGGCGGGCCGGGGCAGCAGCTCGTCGAGCCGTTCCAGGGAGAGGGCGAGATGGGCACCGCGCTTGGTGCCCGCGACCGCGTGCACCTCGTCCAGGATCACCGTCTCGATGCCCGTCAGCGCGTCCCGCGCGGCGGAGGTGAGCATCAGGAAGAGCGACTCGGGGGTGGTGATCAGGATGTCCGGCGGGCGCGTGGCCAGGGAGCGGCGCTCGGCGGGCGGGGTGTCGCCCGAGCGGATACCGACCCGGACCTCGGGCTCGGGGAGCCCGAGGCGCACGGACTCCTGGCGGATGCCGGTCAGCGGGCTGCGCAGATTACGCTCCACGTCGACCGCGAGGGCCTTCAGCGGAGACACGTACAGCACGCGGCAGCGCTTCTTGGGGTCGGCCGGCGGCGGCGTCGAGGCCAGCTGGTCGAGGGCGGCGAGGAACGCGGCCAGCGTCTTGCCCGAGCCGGTGGGCGCGACGACCAGCACGTCCGAGCCCTCGCCGATGGCCTTCCACGCCCCGGCCTGCGCGGACGTGGGCGCGGAGAAAGCCCCCGTGAACCAGCTGCGGGTCGCGGGGGAGAACCCATCGAGGGCGCCGGGGGCGCCGGGAGCACTGGATGCGGACCTGACCATGACCCCATCGTGCACCCCGCCACTGACAACGGCGCCGACCTGCGGAAAAGGGTTTGCACGGCTGTCGCAGAATGGGGGCATGGCAGGTTCGGCGGAGCAGGCGCGGCACTGGCGGTACGCGGAGCTGCCCGGGGTCGACCTGCTGCGTGCCCACTACATCAACAAGACGTTCGTGCGACACACCCACGAGCACTTCGTGATCGCAGCGATCGCCGAAGGCGTCGACGTCTTCCACCACGGCGGTGCCGATCAGCACGCGGGACCGGGGACCCTGGCCCTGATCAACCCCGACACGCCCCACACGGGCCGGGCCGGTGCGCCCGAGGGCTGGCGGTACGCGGCGGTCTATCCGTCGCCGGAACTGGTCGCGGCCATCGCCGCGGAGACCACCACCATCCGAGGAGCCCCCGGCTTCATCCGCCCTGTGCTCGAGGACCAGTACGCCGTGACCCTCGTCCACCGGGTGCTGCGAGCCGCTGAGGAGGGCAACGCGCTCGCGGCCGACACCTTGCTCCGGGTGGCGGTGACCCGGCTGCTGCGGCTGAACGGCGGCCCCGTCCCGCAGCGTGCCGTGCGCACGGCCGGTGCCAGGACCGCGGCACGCGCGCGTGCCGTCCTGGAGGAGCGGCTCGTCGACCCGCCGAGCCTGGAGCGGCTCGCCACCGATCTCGGAGTCGGCCCCTTCGCCCTGCTGCGGGCCTTCCGGGACACGTACGGAATGCCTCCGCACGCCTGGCTCACCGACGCCCGTGTGCGCGCCGCACTGCGCCTCCTGGACACGGGAACGACACCCGCCGAAGCGGCCGTCGCCGTGGGCTTCACCGACCAGCCGCACCTGAACCGGCACTTCACGCGGATCGTCGGCGTGCCGCCCGGGGCGTACCAGCGTGAGCGCAAGAACGTACAAGACGGGGAATCGGCCCTGCTCGTACCGTCCGGCGTGTGGCAGAACAGACGACACCCGCAGGCATAACCCCAGGCCAGATCGAGCACGACGACCGGTCGACCGGCACACCGGAGAAACCCGACTCCGCCGTCGTCCGCGACGCCCTCGGCGTCGGGATCGCCGTCGGACTCTCCGGCTTCGCCTTCGGGGTGACCTCGGCGGGCAGCGGCCTCACCGTGCTCCAGACCTGCGCGCTCAGCCTGCTGGTCTTCACCGGGGCCTCGCAGTTCGCACTGGTCGGGGCGCTTGCGGGCGGCGGAAATCCGTTCACCGCGGCGGCGGGCGCCTTCTTCCTCGGCGTACGCAACGCGTTCTACGGGCTGCGGCTCTCGCAGTTGCTGGCCCTCCCGCGCGCGGTGCGCCCGTTCGCCGCCCACTGGGTCATCGACGAGACCACCGCCGTCTCGCTCGCACAGCCGACACGGCGCGCCGCCCGCATCGGCTTCACCGTCACCGGACTGAGCCTCTACTTGCTGTGGAACCTCACCACGCTCCTCGGGGCGCTCGGCGCCGAGGCCATCGGTGACACCGACGTGTGGGGGCTCGACGCCGCGGGACCGGCGGTCTTCCTCGCGCTGCTCGCGCCGATGCTGCGGACGACTACGGAGCGGGCCGTGGCAGCGGTCGCGGTCCTCCTGGGGCTCGGCCTGCTACCCGTGCTGCCCGCCGGAGTGCCGGTCCTGGTGGCCGCACTCGCCGTGCCGGCGGTGCTCTACGTAGAGGGTCGCAAGGCATCCGCCGAGGGAGCCGCATGCCCCGACGGCGCCCAGAACGACACCCAGGCCCAGAACGACACCCAGGCCCAGAACGACACCCAGGCCCAGAACGACAGCCAGAAGGAAGACCGTTGAACATCTGGATCGCGATCGGCGTGACCTTCGTCGGCTGTTACCTCGTGAAGCTCGCGGGCCTGCTGGTACCGGCGGGCGCCCTGGAACGCCCGCTCGTCAAGCGCATGGCCGCCCTGCTGCCCGTGGCGCTGCTGGCCGCGCTCACAGCCCAGCAGGCCTTCGCCGATGGCAGGGCCCTGGAGCTCGACGCGAAGGCCCTGGGGCTCGCGGCGGCGGCCGTGGCGCTGCTGATGCGGGCCCCGTTCCTGGTCGTCATCGGGGCGGCCGTGGTCGTCACGGCGGGGGCGCGGGCGCTCATGGGCTGACCGCTGCCGCCATCAGCCAGCCTTGCTCGTAGCCCGCGGACACCGTGGCGAGCACCACCCCGTCGGCGGTGTCGAACACCGCGACGTTCGCGAACGCCGGGAAGAAGCCCACCCGTTCGCGCAGCCGCACCAGCTCGTCCCCGGTGTGCGCGCCGGTGAGGTGGGCCAGGAGCGTCTCCTCGCCCCGCCAGACCTGGTCGACGTACTCGGAGTAGTCCACTGCCTTGTGCTCGGTCATGCCCGCGGCTCCTCGTGACCAGTGGGGTGGATGGCCACAGGTCACGAGTTTCGGACCCTGCCGCGTGATCGAACACCCGCTCCCGTCACGCACAGGTCCCGTGGGTAATGTGACGCGTCACAATCGCGGCCCAGCCCCCGGAGAGGAGACACCGTGGCCCTGTCCTCCGAGGCGAGATCCCTCGCGGCGCGCTGCGAGCCCAGGGTCAATGAGCTGGCCCGCAGGATGGCCCGTGAGTCGTTCGAGGAGCTGCCCGGCTACGCGGAGCTCCCCGACGACGTGAAGGACCTGGAGATAGCCGCGACCGCACGCCACGGAGTGCGCCTCTTCCTGCGCCGCGTCTCCGATCGGCCCGGCAGCCACCGGCTCTTCCGCGAGCGGGCCGCACAGCGCGCGGAAGAGGGCATGCCGCTGCACCTCCTGCTGCGGACGCACGCTCTGGGGGTCTATGTCCTGTGGCAGGCGCTGCGCGACGTGGCCCGCCCCGGCGAGGAAGCGGCCCTGGTCGAGCTCGTGGACGTGCTGCTGCAGTCGCACCCGGCCATCGTCGGAGCCGTGGCCGAGACCTACCTGGACGAGCGATCCGCCCTGGAGGCCGAGCAGCGTGCCCAGCGCAAGTCCCTGGTCCGCGGTCTGCTCGACGGCATGGTGCCGCCCGGCCATGTGCTGCTCGAACAGCTGCGCCTCGCGGGGCCCGTGCTCGTCCTGGCGGTCGGCTTCGACGGGGCGCCGGCCGAGGGCCCCGTAGCGGTACGGCGGCGGCTGCGGCGGGTGCAGACCGCCCTGGACCACGCCTTCGAGGTGGAGGTGCTGGCCCTCCTGGAGGCCGACGGCGGACGGGTCATCGTGCCCCAGCAGTGCCGGCCGCCCGAAGACCTGCCGCGCCGCCTCAGCAAGGCCTGCGACCTTCCCGTACGCGTGGCCGCCGTGGACGCCGCCGGGCCCGAGGCCGTGACCGACGCGGCGCGGACCGCGACGGAGATACTGCGCATCACGCGCGCGTGCGGGATGCCTCCGGGACTGCACCGCATGGAGGACGTGCTCCTCGAGTACCACCTCTCCCGCCGCAACGAGAGCAGCCACCTCATCTCCGCGCTGCTCGACCCGGTCGCCGACCGCCCCGAGCTCCTGGAGACGCTGCGTACCCACCTCGGCCATCAACAGGAGCGCAGGGCGACCGCCGCAGCCCTCGGCCTGCACCCCAACACCGTGGACAACCGCCTCGCGAAGATCGGCGAACGCACCGGCATCGACCTGTCGGCGCCGCGCGGCACGGCACTCGCCATCGCGGCGCTGCTCCTGAGGGAGGCCGAGGAACCCCCGTCAGGCGATGGACCGGCCGTACGCCCGTAGGGTGCGCAGCGCCTCGATGGTGACGATCGGGCGTGCTTCGAGGGTGCTGGCCTGTGCCCACTGCCGCCATCGGATCGGCCAGCCGCCGTCCTCCTGCTGCTCCCGCTCCAGGAAGTCCAGGGAGAGCGCCATCTCCTCGTCGGTGAACCACGCGCGCGCGAGTGAC from Streptomyces sp. BA2 encodes:
- a CDS encoding AraC family ligand binding domain-containing protein: MAGSAEQARHWRYAELPGVDLLRAHYINKTFVRHTHEHFVIAAIAEGVDVFHHGGADQHAGPGTLALINPDTPHTGRAGAPEGWRYAAVYPSPELVAAIAAETTTIRGAPGFIRPVLEDQYAVTLVHRVLRAAEEGNALAADTLLRVAVTRLLRLNGGPVPQRAVRTAGARTAARARAVLEERLVDPPSLERLATDLGVGPFALLRAFRDTYGMPPHAWLTDARVRAALRLLDTGTTPAEAAVAVGFTDQPHLNRHFTRIVGVPPGAYQRERKNVQDGESALLVPSGVWQNRRHPQA
- a CDS encoding helix-turn-helix domain-containing protein, with the translated sequence MALSSEARSLAARCEPRVNELARRMARESFEELPGYAELPDDVKDLEIAATARHGVRLFLRRVSDRPGSHRLFRERAAQRAEEGMPLHLLLRTHALGVYVLWQALRDVARPGEEAALVELVDVLLQSHPAIVGAVAETYLDERSALEAEQRAQRKSLVRGLLDGMVPPGHVLLEQLRLAGPVLVLAVGFDGAPAEGPVAVRRRLRRVQTALDHAFEVEVLALLEADGGRVIVPQQCRPPEDLPRRLSKACDLPVRVAAVDAAGPEAVTDAARTATEILRITRACGMPPGLHRMEDVLLEYHLSRRNESSHLISALLDPVADRPELLETLRTHLGHQQERRATAAALGLHPNTVDNRLAKIGERTGIDLSAPRGTALAIAALLLREAEEPPSGDGPAVRP
- a CDS encoding AzlD domain-containing protein, whose product is MNIWIAIGVTFVGCYLVKLAGLLVPAGALERPLVKRMAALLPVALLAALTAQQAFADGRALELDAKALGLAAAAVALLMRAPFLVVIGAAVVVTAGARALMG
- a CDS encoding AzlC family ABC transporter permease, whose translation is MEHDDRSTGTPEKPDSAVVRDALGVGIAVGLSGFAFGVTSAGSGLTVLQTCALSLLVFTGASQFALVGALAGGGNPFTAAAGAFFLGVRNAFYGLRLSQLLALPRAVRPFAAHWVIDETTAVSLAQPTRRAARIGFTVTGLSLYLLWNLTTLLGALGAEAIGDTDVWGLDAAGPAVFLALLAPMLRTTTERAVAAVAVLLGLGLLPVLPAGVPVLVAALAVPAVLYVEGRKASAEGAACPDGAQNDTQAQNDTQAQNDTQAQNDSQKEDR